GATCTTCGATCCCTTCTTCACCACCAAGGCCACGGGCAGGGGCCTTGGCCTCTCCGCCATGCTGGGCATCCTCCGGGGCCATGGCGCCGGGCTTCGCATCACCAGCGAAGTGGGCCAGGGCAGCACCTTCCGCCTCTGCTTCCCGGCCGCCAGCGAACCGGCCTCTCCCACGCCCCCGGGGGGGTCCTCCACGGGTTCCCCGCCGATCCGGGGGCTCGTCCTGCTGGTCGACGATGAGCCGCAGATCCTCCAGACCACGGGATCGGCCCTGGCCTCGTTGGGACTCGAGGTGGTGACCGCCACCGATGGGCTGGAGGCCCTGGAGCGGTTCCGGCAACATGGGGCGGACCTCCGCCTGGTGCTCATGGATCTCACCATGCCGCGCATGGACGGCCGGGAGGCTTTCCAGGCCATGCGCGATCTCGACCCGCGCATCCCCGTGGTGTTGAGCAGCGGCTTCACCGAGCAGGACTCCCGGTTGGCCTTCCAGGGAGGAAGCCCCGCGGCCTTCCTCCAGAAGCCCTACCAGCTCAAGGACCTCCGGGCCGCGATCCAGAAGGCCCTGGGCGACTGAGACAGACGCTCTTGGCTACACTGGATGGCTGGAGAACCCCATGCAGTCTTCCAAACGCGCCAGGACGGCGATCTTTCTGACGGTGTTCGTCGACCTCCTGGGTTTCGGCATCGTCATTCCCATCCTGCCCCTGTACGCACAGGCCATCGCCGACCATCCCAGCCACTGGATGGAGAGCGTCAATCACTTCCTCGGCCTCGGCGGGGGCAGCACGACTCCGGGCGCCTTCTGGGCCGGGGTCGCCTTTCTCAGCTTCAGCCTGATGCAGTTCATCGCCTCGCCGATCCTGGGCCGGATCTCGGATCTGTCGGGCCGCAAACCCGTGCTGTGGATGAGCCTCGCAGGGTCGGCCATCGGCTACATGATGCTCGCCCTCACCAGCCGCTTCGAGTGGATCCTGGCGGCCCGGATCCTCGACGGCATCACCGGCGGCAACATCTCCGTGGCCCAGGCGGCCATGGCGGACACCTCCGATCCGAGCGAACGCTCCAAGGTCATGGGCATGATCGGGGCCGCCTTCGGCCTGGGTTTCGTGCTCGGCCCGGCCCTGGCGGGCGTCCTCAGCGGCAGCGCCTTCGGCCACCACCTGCTGGAGACCCGCGGCTGGCACCTGCCCTTCTTCGTGGCGGCCGGCCTGTCGCTGACGGCCTCGCTGATGGTGCTGCTCTGGCTGCCCGAGACCCTCACGCCCGAAGTGCGCGCCCGGGCCCGGGCCTCTGAAAGCCGCGGCCACGCCCTGGTGAAGGCCCTGAAGCGCCCCGGCATGCCCCAGCTGCTGGGCGTATCGCTGCTCGCCATGGCCGGCTTCTCCATGATGGAAGGCACCTTCGCCCTCCTGGTCCACCAGCGCTTCAACTTCCACCAGCGGGAGGTGGGCTACCTCTTCGCCGGCATCGGCGTGCTTCTCGTGATCTACCAGGGCGGTCTGGTCCGCGCGATCTCCAAGCGCGTCCCCGAACGCGCCGCACTCATCACGGGCCTGGTGCTGATGGGCGCGGCCCTGCCCCTGATGCCCAGGGCGGACTGGATGTGGCCGTTCCTGCTGCTGCTCATTCCCCTGTCCTGGGGTAGCGGCATGGGCAACACCGCCGGCTCCGCCCTCGCCAGCCAGCTGACGCCGCCCGAGGACCAGGGCAGCCTCTTCGGGGTCATGAATGCCATGACGGGCATGGGCCGCATCATCGGTCCTGCCGTGGGCACCTTCACCTTTGCCCGCTGGGGCGGCCACACGACCTACGCCGTGGCCGGCTTTACGCTGGCCCTGGCCCTGGCGCTCGCCCTCACGCTCACCCGCAAGGAAACCCGATGATCCTGCTGAATGGACGATCCCTCACAGCGCCTCTGCTGGCGCGCATTGCCTCCGGCGAAGCCGTGTCCCTGGACGAAGGCGCGCTGGCGCTCGTGGCCGAGAACCGGGCCGTGGTGGATCGCATCGTGGCGGAAGGTCGCACGGTCTACGGCATCAACACCGGCTTCGGCCAGTTCGCCACGGTGGTCATCCCCCCGGACCAGCTCCAGCTGCTCCAGCTCAACCTCATCCGCAGCCACGCGGCCGGCGTGGGCGAGCCCCTGCCGAAGGACCAGACCCGGGCCCTCATGGCCGCCCGCATCAACTGCCTGCTGAAGGCCCACAGCGGCATCCGGCCCGAACCCATCCGCCTGCTGACCGAATGCCTGAACCGCGATGTCGTGCCCGTGGTGCCCAGCCAGGGCAGCGTGGGCGCCAGCGGCGACCTGGCCCCCCTGGCCCACATGGCGCTGATGCTCGTCGGCGAGGGGCTCGCCTGGTCAGGAAATCAGCACATCCCCGGCGGCGAGGCCCTGGCCCAGGCCGGCCTGAAGCCCGTGACCCTGCAGGCCAAGGAGGGGCTGGCCCTCATCAACGGCACCCAGCTCATCACCTCCCTGGGCAACCTGGCGGTGGAGAAGTTCACCCGGCTGGCGGGCCTGGCCGATGAGATCGCGGGCCTCAGCCTGGAGGCCCTGCGCGGCACCCGCGCCGCCTTCGATCCGCGCATCCACGCCGCGCGGCCCCATCCCGGGCAGATCGCCGTGGCCGAGCGCATGCGCGACCTCCTGGGCGACACCAGCGCCATCGCCGAAAGCCACCGGGACTGCCACCGGGTCCAGGACGCCTACAGCCTGCGCTGCATCCCCCAGGTCCACGGGGTGACGCGGGATGCCCTGGCCTTCGCCGGCGCCATCCTGGAGCGCGAACTCAACAGCGCCACCGACAACCCGATGATCTTCACCGACACCCAGGAGTCCCGCTCCGGCGGCAACTTCCACGGCCAGTACCCGGCCTTCGCCTGCGATGTGCTCGCCATCGCGGCGGCGGATCTCG
The window above is part of the Geothrix sp. genome. Proteins encoded here:
- a CDS encoding MFS transporter, coding for MQSSKRARTAIFLTVFVDLLGFGIVIPILPLYAQAIADHPSHWMESVNHFLGLGGGSTTPGAFWAGVAFLSFSLMQFIASPILGRISDLSGRKPVLWMSLAGSAIGYMMLALTSRFEWILAARILDGITGGNISVAQAAMADTSDPSERSKVMGMIGAAFGLGFVLGPALAGVLSGSAFGHHLLETRGWHLPFFVAAGLSLTASLMVLLWLPETLTPEVRARARASESRGHALVKALKRPGMPQLLGVSLLAMAGFSMMEGTFALLVHQRFNFHQREVGYLFAGIGVLLVIYQGGLVRAISKRVPERAALITGLVLMGAALPLMPRADWMWPFLLLLIPLSWGSGMGNTAGSALASQLTPPEDQGSLFGVMNAMTGMGRIIGPAVGTFTFARWGGHTTYAVAGFTLALALALALTLTRKETR
- the hutH gene encoding histidine ammonia-lyase, which produces MILLNGRSLTAPLLARIASGEAVSLDEGALALVAENRAVVDRIVAEGRTVYGINTGFGQFATVVIPPDQLQLLQLNLIRSHAAGVGEPLPKDQTRALMAARINCLLKAHSGIRPEPIRLLTECLNRDVVPVVPSQGSVGASGDLAPLAHMALMLVGEGLAWSGNQHIPGGEALAQAGLKPVTLQAKEGLALINGTQLITSLGNLAVEKFTRLAGLADEIAGLSLEALRGTRAAFDPRIHAARPHPGQIAVAERMRDLLGDTSAIAESHRDCHRVQDAYSLRCIPQVHGVTRDALAFAGAILERELNSATDNPMIFTDTQESRSGGNFHGQYPAFACDVLAIAAADLASISERRQERLVNPAYSDLPAFLTQNGGLESGFMMAHVTSAALVSEMKGLAHPACVDTIPTSAGKEDHVSMGPIAARKLLRAVDALEQVLAIEARMALEGLRILGLAPAAGLQPLMDRLAKACAPWADRAMFEEIHATLGALQAHQESHP